The Oscarella lobularis chromosome 12, ooOscLobu1.1, whole genome shotgun sequence genome window below encodes:
- the LOC136193499 gene encoding non-lysosomal glucosylceramidase-like isoform X1, which yields MRLQLLVRSRSASGKNCDFSLQFHDVSIGWNLLVESLKRQLIQILHLHREDSFAFYYIDDEGDAVTLNSDSEWREALRVSGEEQMGALLMHIEARLKDTRSIARSSCCGESRSTCCPPPKIDLDDETPPPKVVNPTADQYKYSGDALMAATFPLGALGGGCIAVAGDGGLRQWQVCNVVNHDGHVPDSFFAVRVGSGTSSSAAVLMSPALYNKTGFKPAAYVTDHVIPQASKDLLAALPGIETVEITAKFPIVEIDYTSPSIPVQIHAEAFSPCIPLDSKNSALPVIIFNYTVTNPTTSTVEVSLLGSLQNIAGWNGHTVIANEVEDAAYGGNTNATLTKTTGYTALDMMNPTLPATSSQNGHISLAVLNSTGDAVSVTPQYDAVKDLWASFAKTGKLPAGSTGPSPTGKTWNGAISLTKAVGPKQAQAFTFLLAWHFPHRYVNWSQERFGIKDEETQFYIGNQYATFWPTIQNVLDYTVTNVAALTDKTRAFQDAMFNSTLPWQLIDSAAGRVSVLNSPTCMWHGDGNFYAFEGCRTTAGCCPLNCTHVWNYEFTLSRLWPDLERTMRAVDLQAQLSPNAILPSRTTVPLELRRQWSFWPDYTQVNPASTSICVDGEIGTVNKTYREVLQGAPKNWFDNQLHQVKKVMQRWMTELDDGTGVIRGPQPNTYDCAIYGVNTFIGTQYLCALRAAEEMAKLQGDAASATAYHERFAMGSETLEKLCFTNGKNYTQAVDPAHAVEVMGDGTHADALMGWWWARALNLGDILPIDHVKSSLQATFTQNHVTAFDPKMQSPRPFFDQRDAGIYIERWPDGKVPSKAIRYSSEGAWTGLEYPFAAQCLYAGLEDVFLQVLTEARAKYDGTRRSPWNEIECGDHYSRPMSALQLFEVASGITWSFVSVPKVKTVCVNLSFAPRLSFTNYRGFFILATCFGQYVQIGNENLAAGTAQVSIAEGELVLNQLQIKSTASAATATISHKPVEAKVSQNEGVLTLAFTTTVTLHASEAIAINIG from the exons ATGCGTCTGCAGTTGCTTGTTCGCAGCCGAAGTGCTTCGGGAAAAAACTGCGATTTCAGCTTGCAGTTTCATGACGTTTCTATTGGGTGGAATCTGCTCGTCGAATCTCTGAAACGGCAGCTCATTCAAATCCTGCACCTGCACAGAGAAGATTCTTTTGCGTTTTACTACATTGACGATGAAGGCGATGCAGTAACG CTCAACAGCGACTCGGAATGGCGAGAAGCGCTTCGCGTGAGCGGCGAAGAGCAAATGGGAGCTCTCTTGATGCACATAGAAGCTCGTCTGAAG GACACCAGATCGATCGCAAG GTCCTCTTGCTGTGGAGAGTCTCGATCGACTTGCTGTCCGCCTCCAAAGATCGATCTTGACGACGAGACTCCACCTCCCAAAGT CGTCAATCCAACGGCCGATCAGTACAAATATTCCGGTGACGCTCTGATGGCAGCAACCTTTCCACTGGGCGCTTTGG GAGGCGGGTGTATAGCtgtcgccggcgacggaggACTCCGTCAATGGCAAGTGTGCAACGTCGTCAATCACGACGGTCACGTTCCggattcgttttttgctgTTCG AGTCGGAAGTGGAACGTCATCTTCGGCGGCAGTTCTCATGTCTCCGGCTCTCTATAACAAGACGGGATTCAAGCCAGCGGCCTATGTCACTGATCATG TTATTCCTCAAGCTTCAAAGGATTTACTCGCTGCTCTACCTGGAATTGAAACAGTCGAAATTACCGCCAAATTTCCTATAGTGGAAA TTGACTATACGTCTCCCAGCATACCAGTTCAGATTCACGCAGAAGCGTTTAGTCCTTGCATTCCGTTGGACTCGAAAAACAGCGCACTGCCTGTGATCATCTTCAATTACACGGTCaccaatccgacgacgagcacggTTGAA GTGTCTTTGCTTGGCTCGTTGCAGAACATTGCTGGATGGAATGGGCATACTGTAATTGCCAATGAAg TCGAAGACGCTGCTTATGGTGGCAATACAAACGCTACTTTGACGAAAAC TACTGGATATACAGCTTTGGATATGATGAATCCAACGTTGCCAGCAACATCGTCCCAGAACGGTCACATTTCTTTGGCGG TTTTGAATAGCACTGGTGATGCCGTGAGCGTGACTCCTCAGTACGATGCCGTCAAAGACCTGTGGGCTTCCTTTGCTAAAACGGGGAAACTCCCCGCAGGATCGACTGGACCTTCACCA ACTGGAAAGACGTGGAATGGAGCTATTTCGCTAACCAAAGCCGTTGGGCCAAAACAAGCTCAG GCGTTCACGTTTCTACTGGCTTGGCATTTTCCGCACCG ATACGTCAATTGGAGTCAGGAGcgctttggaatcaaagacgaagaaacgcaaTTCTACATTGGTAATCAATACGCCACTTTTTGGCCAACCATCCAAAAC GTTCTCGATTACACCGTCACCAACGTCGCTGCGCTAACGGACAAAACGCGAGCCTTTCAAGACGCAATGTTTAATTcgacgttgccatggcaactGATTGACAGCGCCGCCGGACGCGTTTCCGTTCTCAACTCGCCGACGTGCATGTggcacggcgacggaaaCTTCTACGCATTCGAAGGCTGTCGCACGACGGCAG GTTGCTGCCCTCTTAATTGCACGCACGTTTGGAACTACGAGTTTACTTTGTCAAG GCTTTGGCCTGACTTGGAAAGAACCATGAGAGCCGTAGACCTGCAGGCGCAGTTGTCTCCCAATGCCATTCTTCCAAG TCGAACTACGGTTCCTTTGGAATTGCGAAGGCAGTGGTCGTTTTGGCCTGACTACACGCAGGTTAATCCGGCATCCACGTCAATatgcgtcgacggcgaaattgGAACTGTGAACAAGACCTATCGAGAA GTTTTGCAAGGTGCACCGAAGAACTGGTTCGATAATCAGTTGCACCAGGTGAAAAAGGTGATGCAGCGTTGGATGACTGAACTGGACGATGGAACCG GCGTCATTCGAGGACCTCAACCCAATACCTATGACTGTGCAATATACGGCGTGAATACCTTCATTGGAACACAGTATCTCTGCGCATTGAG AGCTGCTGAGGAAATGGCCAAGCTTCAAGGCGACGCA GCATCAGCTACTGCGTATCACGAGCGCTTTGCAATGGGATCTGAGACGCTGGAGAAACTTTGCTTTACCAACGGCAAAAACTACACTCAAGCCGTCGACCCGGCGCACGCGGTGGAAGTCATGGGAGACG ggaCTCATGCGGACGCGTTGATGGGCTGGTGGTGGGCTCGCGCATTGAACCTCGGCGACATTTTGCCAATCGATCACGTGAAGTCGTCACTCCAGGCAACGTTTACTcaaaatcacgtgaccgcGTTTGATCCAA AGATGCAGTCTCCTCGCCCCTTTTTTGACCAACGTGACGCTGGAATCTACATCGAACGTTGGCCGGACGGAAAAGTGCCTTCGAAAGCCATTCGCTATTCATCGGAG GGAGCTTGGACGGGTTTGGAGTATCCGTTCGCTGCTCAGTGTTTGTACGCCGGTTTGGAAGACGTCTTCCTTCAAG TTCTTACTGAGGCTAGAGCGAAGTATGACGGCACCAGACGCAGTCCGTGGAATGAAATCGAATGTGGGGATCACTACTCGAGACCCATGTCCGCTCTTCAGCTCTTCGAAGTTGCGTCCGGAATT acgTGGAGCTTTGTGTCGGTTCCGAAAGTGAAGACCGTTTGTGTGAATTTGTCGTTTGCTCCTCGATTGAGCTTTACGAACTACCGAGGGTTTTTCATTCTGGCGACGTGCTTCGGCCAGTACGTGCAGATCGGCAATGAGAATCTCGCCGCAGGAACCGCTCAG GTTTCGATAGCTGAAGGGGAACTCGTGCTGAACCAACTTCAGATCAAATCaactgcttctgctgctacAGCAACGATTTCTCACAAGCCAGTGGAGGCTAAAGTTTCTCAG AATGAGGGAGTGCTGACGTTGGCTTTTACGACTACAGTGACCTTGCATGCTAGCGAGGCAATTGCGATCAACATTGGATGA
- the LOC136194258 gene encoding uncharacterized protein codes for MYMIVMDISKSLSAKAESFCRSVDEDGRKQKQSIDLSWIRTNGDFPLYWFGSITAAHEETPSGDHQLGQDEEVAYPPVFAIGSHRDVLDNDKRRFPDSASVKDWLKKQGQLFKQLLKNSDFKKHIVVPKKRGIGEDDDEFREMAHFFKRIFLIDNSVSGSESSCKGVREIRERVDRMTTTYWKGMKKKKKQPLYWVYLEILLFRWREFMGTVVANVEEIASLALHPKICNISDRDEVITALKYLANVGAVLFYPEVNGLDDVVFTRPMLVIKCLSAFVTAETGPYMIPEWDKLKQNGKMSNKLMKYRLERMQKSDSASSLTEENIKQIEDDNKRMVQLLELLDVITPVIGSSPPEFYVPSMLKKRFLYSPTYWERLTGSDSKPRCCTLPAPLIVIPKKLKFVPECLFFRLITRFLKVYPNKPRLSRHQCIFLVQDEDSPVQVEVELLYHNRGNWVALTIRFINAKDQKSMSKPFLSSIRNELRKQMKSVCQQGMKGFKYRICCQTKKAVRRDEEFCIDLKSLPVSFDEDCDSSPPSKLSRLDTYMYNPFGEPLAKEQEDFQMECWFEHQMSDVSSPASQNDLPGKINPSLIRAVATAVEEKWQRLAVNLERRAGATLLYKERSDDNFLRAMMVVEDWEAERGREATVDALLKACEKCGIHRDSIEAAYKKEL; via the exons ATGTATATGATTGTAATGGACATCTCAAAGTCGTTGTCTGCTAAAGCAGAGTCGTTTTGTCGATCAGTTGATGAGGATGgcagaaaacaaaagcaatCAATCGATTTAAGCTGGATTCGCACAAACGGAGACTTTCCTCTCTACTGGTTCGGTTCAATTACAGCGGCTCACGAAGAGACGCCTTCGGGTGACCATCAGCTGGGCCAAGACGAAGAGGTGGCTTATCCCCCTGTCTTTGCAATTGGTTCTCACCGAGACGTCCTGGACAACGACAAGAGAAGATTTCCCGATTCAGCGTCAGTAAAGGATTGGCTAAAGAAGCAAGGACAACTGTTTAAGCAGCTTCTTAAGAACAGCGACTTCAAAAAACACATTGTCGTACCGAAGAAACGTGGAAtaggagaagacgacgatgaattCCGCGAGATGGCTCATTTCTTTAAGAGAATTTTTCTGATAGACAATTCCGTTTCCGGTTCCGAGTCTTCCTGTAAAGGGGTTAGAGAAATTCGAGAACGAGTCGATCGCATGACTACGACATATTGGAAAggaatgaagaagaagaagaagcagccTCTCTACTGGGTGTACCTTGAAATTCTTCTGTTTCGCTGGAGAGAATTTATGGGAACAGTTGTTGCTAATGTTGAAGAAATAGCATCGCTTGCCCTGCATCCGAAAATCTGTAATATTTCAGATCGCGACGAGGTTATTACTGCACTGAAATATCTCGCGAATGTTGGAGCAGTTCTCTTTTACCCGGAAGTGAACGGTTTAGACGATGTCGTTTTCACGAGACCTATGTTGGTAATCAAATGTCTTTCGGCGTTTGTGACGGCAGAGACGGGCCCGTATATGATACCGGAGTGGGATAAGCTCAAACAGAATGGGAAAATGTCAAATAAATTGATGAAGTATCGTTTAGAGCGAATGCAGAAGTCTGACTCAGCTAGTAGCCTAACAGAAGAAAATATAAAACAAATTGAAGACGATAATAAAAGAATGGTACAACTTTTGGaacttcttgacgtcataacgCCGGTTATAGGATCGTCTCCACCTGAATTTTATGTTCCTTCAATGCTCAAAAAGCGGTTTCTTTATTCTCCTACTTATTGGGAACGTCTCACTGGAAGCGACTCAAAGCCACGTTGTTGCACTCTTCCTGCTCCTCTAATTGTCATTCCcaagaaattaaaattcgTTCCGGAGTGCCTCTTCTTCCGTCTTATAACGCGCTTTCTCAAAGTGTATCCAAATAAACCGCGTCTTTCACGCCATCAATGCATCTTTCTCGTTCAAGATGAAGACTCGCCAGTGCAAG ttgaagttgaattgCTTTATCACAACCGAGGCAATTGGGTCGCTCTGACGATTCGTTTTATCAATGCAAAGGACCAAAAAAGTATGAGCAAGCCGTTCTTATCCTCAATCAGGAATGAATTGCGCAAACAAATGAAAAGCGTCTGTCAACAAGGCATGAAGGGTTTCAAATATAGAATCTGCTGTCAAACGAAGAAAGCAGTTCGTAGAGACGAAGAGTTTTGCATTGATCTCAAAAGTCTTCCTGTGTCCTTCGACGAGGATTGCGACTCCTCTCCACCTTCAAAACTATCCAGACTCGATACGTACATGTATAATCCATTCGGGGAGCCACTGGCTAAGGAGCAAGAAGACTTTCAAATGGAATGTTGGTTTGAGCACCAAATGAGTGATGTTTCATCACCGGCGTCTCAAA ATGATCTTCCGGGGAAGATCAACCCTTCTCTCATTCGCGCTGTCGCCACCGCAGTCGAAGAAAAATGGCAAAGATTGGCTGTTAATTTAGAACGAAGAGCCGGAGCCACATTGCTGTACAAAGAAAGGAGTGACGACAATTTTCTTCGGGCTATGA
- the LOC136193499 gene encoding non-lysosomal glucosylceramidase-like isoform X2, whose amino-acid sequence MGALMMHLEARLKDTRSIARSSCCGESRSTCCPPPKIDLDDETPPPKVVNPTADQYKYSGDALMAATFPLGALGGGCIAVAGDGGLRQWQVCNVVNHDGHVPDSFFAVRVGSGTSSSAAVLMSPALYNKTGFKPAAYVTDHVIPQASKDLLAALPGIETVEITAKFPIVEIDYTSPSIPVQIHAEAFSPCIPLDSKNSALPVIIFNYTVTNPTTSTVEVSLLGSLQNIAGWNGHTVIANEVEDAAYGGNTNATLTKTTGYTALDMMNPTLPATSSQNGHISLAVLNSTGDAVSVTPQYDAVKDLWASFAKTGKLPAGSTGPSPTGKTWNGAISLTKAVGPKQAQAFTFLLAWHFPHRYVNWSQERFGIKDEETQFYIGNQYATFWPTIQNVLDYTVTNVAALTDKTRAFQDAMFNSTLPWQLIDSAAGRVSVLNSPTCMWHGDGNFYAFEGCRTTAGCCPLNCTHVWNYEFTLSRLWPDLERTMRAVDLQAQLSPNAILPSRTTVPLELRRQWSFWPDYTQVNPASTSICVDGEIGTVNKTYREVLQGAPKNWFDNQLHQVKKVMQRWMTELDDGTGVIRGPQPNTYDCAIYGVNTFIGTQYLCALRAAEEMAKLQGDAASATAYHERFAMGSETLEKLCFTNGKNYTQAVDPAHAVEVMGDGTHADALMGWWWARALNLGDILPIDHVKSSLQATFTQNHVTAFDPKMQSPRPFFDQRDAGIYIERWPDGKVPSKAIRYSSEGAWTGLEYPFAAQCLYAGLEDVFLQVLTEARAKYDGTRRSPWNEIECGDHYSRPMSALQLFEVASGITWSFVSVPKVKTVCVNLSFAPRLSFTNYRGFFILATCFGQYVQIGNENLAAGTAQVSIAEGELVLNQLQIKSTASAATATISHKPVEAKVSQNEGVLTLAFTTTVTLHASEAIAINIG is encoded by the exons ATGGGAGCTCTTATGATGCACTTAGAAGCTCGTCTGAAG GACACCAGATCGATCGCAAG GTCCTCTTGCTGTGGAGAGTCTCGATCGACTTGCTGTCCGCCTCCAAAGATCGATCTTGACGACGAGACTCCACCTCCCAAAGT CGTCAATCCAACGGCCGATCAGTACAAATATTCCGGTGACGCTCTGATGGCAGCAACCTTTCCACTGGGCGCTTTGG GAGGCGGGTGTATAGCtgtcgccggcgacggaggACTCCGTCAATGGCAAGTGTGCAACGTCGTCAATCACGACGGTCACGTTCCggattcgttttttgctgTTCG AGTCGGAAGTGGAACGTCATCTTCGGCGGCAGTTCTCATGTCTCCGGCTCTCTATAACAAGACGGGATTCAAGCCAGCGGCCTATGTCACTGATCATG TTATTCCTCAAGCTTCAAAGGATTTACTCGCTGCTCTACCTGGAATTGAAACAGTCGAAATTACCGCCAAATTTCCTATAGTGGAAA TTGACTATACGTCTCCCAGCATACCAGTTCAGATTCACGCAGAAGCGTTTAGTCCTTGCATTCCGTTGGACTCGAAAAACAGCGCACTGCCTGTGATCATCTTCAATTACACGGTCaccaatccgacgacgagcacggTTGAA GTGTCTTTGCTTGGCTCGTTGCAGAACATTGCTGGATGGAATGGGCATACTGTAATTGCCAATGAAg TCGAAGACGCTGCTTATGGTGGCAATACAAACGCTACTTTGACGAAAAC TACTGGATATACAGCTTTGGATATGATGAATCCAACGTTGCCAGCAACATCGTCCCAGAACGGTCACATTTCTTTGGCGG TTTTGAATAGCACTGGTGATGCCGTGAGCGTGACTCCTCAGTACGATGCCGTCAAAGACCTGTGGGCTTCCTTTGCTAAAACGGGGAAACTCCCCGCAGGATCGACTGGACCTTCACCA ACTGGAAAGACGTGGAATGGAGCTATTTCGCTAACCAAAGCCGTTGGGCCAAAACAAGCTCAG GCGTTCACGTTTCTACTGGCTTGGCATTTTCCGCACCG ATACGTCAATTGGAGTCAGGAGcgctttggaatcaaagacgaagaaacgcaaTTCTACATTGGTAATCAATACGCCACTTTTTGGCCAACCATCCAAAAC GTTCTCGATTACACCGTCACCAACGTCGCTGCGCTAACGGACAAAACGCGAGCCTTTCAAGACGCAATGTTTAATTcgacgttgccatggcaactGATTGACAGCGCCGCCGGACGCGTTTCCGTTCTCAACTCGCCGACGTGCATGTggcacggcgacggaaaCTTCTACGCATTCGAAGGCTGTCGCACGACGGCAG GTTGCTGCCCTCTTAATTGCACGCACGTTTGGAACTACGAGTTTACTTTGTCAAG GCTTTGGCCTGACTTGGAAAGAACCATGAGAGCCGTAGACCTGCAGGCGCAGTTGTCTCCCAATGCCATTCTTCCAAG TCGAACTACGGTTCCTTTGGAATTGCGAAGGCAGTGGTCGTTTTGGCCTGACTACACGCAGGTTAATCCGGCATCCACGTCAATatgcgtcgacggcgaaattgGAACTGTGAACAAGACCTATCGAGAA GTTTTGCAAGGTGCACCGAAGAACTGGTTCGATAATCAGTTGCACCAGGTGAAAAAGGTGATGCAGCGTTGGATGACTGAACTGGACGATGGAACCG GCGTCATTCGAGGACCTCAACCCAATACCTATGACTGTGCAATATACGGCGTGAATACCTTCATTGGAACACAGTATCTCTGCGCATTGAG AGCTGCTGAGGAAATGGCCAAGCTTCAAGGCGACGCA GCATCAGCTACTGCGTATCACGAGCGCTTTGCAATGGGATCTGAGACGCTGGAGAAACTTTGCTTTACCAACGGCAAAAACTACACTCAAGCCGTCGACCCGGCGCACGCGGTGGAAGTCATGGGAGACG ggaCTCATGCGGACGCGTTGATGGGCTGGTGGTGGGCTCGCGCATTGAACCTCGGCGACATTTTGCCAATCGATCACGTGAAGTCGTCACTCCAGGCAACGTTTACTcaaaatcacgtgaccgcGTTTGATCCAA AGATGCAGTCTCCTCGCCCCTTTTTTGACCAACGTGACGCTGGAATCTACATCGAACGTTGGCCGGACGGAAAAGTGCCTTCGAAAGCCATTCGCTATTCATCGGAG GGAGCTTGGACGGGTTTGGAGTATCCGTTCGCTGCTCAGTGTTTGTACGCCGGTTTGGAAGACGTCTTCCTTCAAG TTCTTACTGAGGCTAGAGCGAAGTATGACGGCACCAGACGCAGTCCGTGGAATGAAATCGAATGTGGGGATCACTACTCGAGACCCATGTCCGCTCTTCAGCTCTTCGAAGTTGCGTCCGGAATT acgTGGAGCTTTGTGTCGGTTCCGAAAGTGAAGACCGTTTGTGTGAATTTGTCGTTTGCTCCTCGATTGAGCTTTACGAACTACCGAGGGTTTTTCATTCTGGCGACGTGCTTCGGCCAGTACGTGCAGATCGGCAATGAGAATCTCGCCGCAGGAACCGCTCAG GTTTCGATAGCTGAAGGGGAACTCGTGCTGAACCAACTTCAGATCAAATCaactgcttctgctgctacAGCAACGATTTCTCACAAGCCAGTGGAGGCTAAAGTTTCTCAG AATGAGGGAGTGCTGACGTTGGCTTTTACGACTACAGTGACCTTGCATGCTAGCGAGGCAATTGCGATCAACATTGGATGA
- the LOC136193499 gene encoding non-lysosomal glucosylceramidase-like isoform X3 produces the protein MSPALYNKTGFKPAAYVTDHVIPQASKDLLAALPGIETVEITAKFPIVEIDYTSPSIPVQIHAEAFSPCIPLDSKNSALPVIIFNYTVTNPTTSTVEVSLLGSLQNIAGWNGHTVIANEVEDAAYGGNTNATLTKTTGYTALDMMNPTLPATSSQNGHISLAVLNSTGDAVSVTPQYDAVKDLWASFAKTGKLPAGSTGPSPTGKTWNGAISLTKAVGPKQAQAFTFLLAWHFPHRYVNWSQERFGIKDEETQFYIGNQYATFWPTIQNVLDYTVTNVAALTDKTRAFQDAMFNSTLPWQLIDSAAGRVSVLNSPTCMWHGDGNFYAFEGCRTTAGCCPLNCTHVWNYEFTLSRLWPDLERTMRAVDLQAQLSPNAILPSRTTVPLELRRQWSFWPDYTQVNPASTSICVDGEIGTVNKTYREVLQGAPKNWFDNQLHQVKKVMQRWMTELDDGTGVIRGPQPNTYDCAIYGVNTFIGTQYLCALRAAEEMAKLQGDAASATAYHERFAMGSETLEKLCFTNGKNYTQAVDPAHAVEVMGDGTHADALMGWWWARALNLGDILPIDHVKSSLQATFTQNHVTAFDPKMQSPRPFFDQRDAGIYIERWPDGKVPSKAIRYSSEGAWTGLEYPFAAQCLYAGLEDVFLQVLTEARAKYDGTRRSPWNEIECGDHYSRPMSALQLFEVASGITWSFVSVPKVKTVCVNLSFAPRLSFTNYRGFFILATCFGQYVQIGNENLAAGTAQVSIAEGELVLNQLQIKSTASAATATISHKPVEAKVSQNEGVLTLAFTTTVTLHASEAIAINIG, from the exons ATGTCTCCGGCTCTCTATAACAAGACGGGATTCAAGCCAGCGGCCTATGTCACTGATCATG TTATTCCTCAAGCTTCAAAGGATTTACTCGCTGCTCTACCTGGAATTGAAACAGTCGAAATTACCGCCAAATTTCCTATAGTGGAAA TTGACTATACGTCTCCCAGCATACCAGTTCAGATTCACGCAGAAGCGTTTAGTCCTTGCATTCCGTTGGACTCGAAAAACAGCGCACTGCCTGTGATCATCTTCAATTACACGGTCaccaatccgacgacgagcacggTTGAA GTGTCTTTGCTTGGCTCGTTGCAGAACATTGCTGGATGGAATGGGCATACTGTAATTGCCAATGAAg TCGAAGACGCTGCTTATGGTGGCAATACAAACGCTACTTTGACGAAAAC TACTGGATATACAGCTTTGGATATGATGAATCCAACGTTGCCAGCAACATCGTCCCAGAACGGTCACATTTCTTTGGCGG TTTTGAATAGCACTGGTGATGCCGTGAGCGTGACTCCTCAGTACGATGCCGTCAAAGACCTGTGGGCTTCCTTTGCTAAAACGGGGAAACTCCCCGCAGGATCGACTGGACCTTCACCA ACTGGAAAGACGTGGAATGGAGCTATTTCGCTAACCAAAGCCGTTGGGCCAAAACAAGCTCAG GCGTTCACGTTTCTACTGGCTTGGCATTTTCCGCACCG ATACGTCAATTGGAGTCAGGAGcgctttggaatcaaagacgaagaaacgcaaTTCTACATTGGTAATCAATACGCCACTTTTTGGCCAACCATCCAAAAC GTTCTCGATTACACCGTCACCAACGTCGCTGCGCTAACGGACAAAACGCGAGCCTTTCAAGACGCAATGTTTAATTcgacgttgccatggcaactGATTGACAGCGCCGCCGGACGCGTTTCCGTTCTCAACTCGCCGACGTGCATGTggcacggcgacggaaaCTTCTACGCATTCGAAGGCTGTCGCACGACGGCAG GTTGCTGCCCTCTTAATTGCACGCACGTTTGGAACTACGAGTTTACTTTGTCAAG GCTTTGGCCTGACTTGGAAAGAACCATGAGAGCCGTAGACCTGCAGGCGCAGTTGTCTCCCAATGCCATTCTTCCAAG TCGAACTACGGTTCCTTTGGAATTGCGAAGGCAGTGGTCGTTTTGGCCTGACTACACGCAGGTTAATCCGGCATCCACGTCAATatgcgtcgacggcgaaattgGAACTGTGAACAAGACCTATCGAGAA GTTTTGCAAGGTGCACCGAAGAACTGGTTCGATAATCAGTTGCACCAGGTGAAAAAGGTGATGCAGCGTTGGATGACTGAACTGGACGATGGAACCG GCGTCATTCGAGGACCTCAACCCAATACCTATGACTGTGCAATATACGGCGTGAATACCTTCATTGGAACACAGTATCTCTGCGCATTGAG AGCTGCTGAGGAAATGGCCAAGCTTCAAGGCGACGCA GCATCAGCTACTGCGTATCACGAGCGCTTTGCAATGGGATCTGAGACGCTGGAGAAACTTTGCTTTACCAACGGCAAAAACTACACTCAAGCCGTCGACCCGGCGCACGCGGTGGAAGTCATGGGAGACG ggaCTCATGCGGACGCGTTGATGGGCTGGTGGTGGGCTCGCGCATTGAACCTCGGCGACATTTTGCCAATCGATCACGTGAAGTCGTCACTCCAGGCAACGTTTACTcaaaatcacgtgaccgcGTTTGATCCAA AGATGCAGTCTCCTCGCCCCTTTTTTGACCAACGTGACGCTGGAATCTACATCGAACGTTGGCCGGACGGAAAAGTGCCTTCGAAAGCCATTCGCTATTCATCGGAG GGAGCTTGGACGGGTTTGGAGTATCCGTTCGCTGCTCAGTGTTTGTACGCCGGTTTGGAAGACGTCTTCCTTCAAG TTCTTACTGAGGCTAGAGCGAAGTATGACGGCACCAGACGCAGTCCGTGGAATGAAATCGAATGTGGGGATCACTACTCGAGACCCATGTCCGCTCTTCAGCTCTTCGAAGTTGCGTCCGGAATT acgTGGAGCTTTGTGTCGGTTCCGAAAGTGAAGACCGTTTGTGTGAATTTGTCGTTTGCTCCTCGATTGAGCTTTACGAACTACCGAGGGTTTTTCATTCTGGCGACGTGCTTCGGCCAGTACGTGCAGATCGGCAATGAGAATCTCGCCGCAGGAACCGCTCAG GTTTCGATAGCTGAAGGGGAACTCGTGCTGAACCAACTTCAGATCAAATCaactgcttctgctgctacAGCAACGATTTCTCACAAGCCAGTGGAGGCTAAAGTTTCTCAG AATGAGGGAGTGCTGACGTTGGCTTTTACGACTACAGTGACCTTGCATGCTAGCGAGGCAATTGCGATCAACATTGGATGA